GGTTCGCCGCCTTGGCGGCGGGATGCCGGGACGCGGCGCCACGACTGCCTCCGATGGCAATGCGCACCCTCGCCGCCGGGCCGGCCGCAGCCGTCGGGATGCTGCCCGACCGGTCGCTGCTCGTGGGCGCCGGCGGAGCCCTCTGGGTGGTGTCGTCCGCCGACGGCGCGACCCGGCCGGTGGCCCTCGATTACGGCGCGGCGAAGCGCCGGTTGCAGGACGTTCGCGCCATCGCATGCAATCCGGCGGGCACCTGCGCCATCGCCGATCTGGCCAACAACCGGGTGTGGGCCTGGGAGCAGACCGGCACGCGGCCCGGCGCGGTCACCGCGTCGCTCAAGCCCCTGGCCGGGAGCGGAACCGCCTTCTACCCCATCGGCGACGGCGGGCTCGCGGCTTCCGCGCAACTCGACGCCCCGCGGGGCGTGGCCTGGCTTCCCGACGGCTCGCTCGCCCTGTCCGACACCGGCCATGGCCGGGTGCGCCTCGTCGCGGCGGATGGCCGGATCGTCACCTTGGCGGGCACCGGCCTTGCCGGCGCGCCCGGCGACGCGGGGCCTGCCGGCAAGGCCGTCCTGCTGGCACCAGGTCCCCTTGCCGCGGGGCCCGACGGGAGCCTGTTCGTCGTCGAGACGGGCGCTCCCCGCGTGCGCCGGATCAATCCGGATCGGCAGATCGAGACCCTCGCGACCGAACCGGTCGCCGCCCTCGCGGTGACGCCCGGCGGCGTCGTCGTGGCCGCGGTGGGCCGCGAGATCCGGACCGTCGGCGCCGGCGACGGCCAGGCGGTGGCCCGCGACCTGCATGGTCCGGCGGGCCTGGCCGTCGCGGCGGACGGCACCCTCGCAGTCGCGGACACCGATCGGGTGGTCCTCCTGGAGCCCTGAGAGAAAGGTTATCTCCGGGTTAAGAAAAGTTGAGGACGGCACCAAGGTGTGCGATAAACAGATCAGTCTCGACCATGAGCCCACGTTCCCTGATCGTCCTCCTAGCCGCTCTCCTGGCCGCCGCCTGCGGGCAGGCGCCGTCGGGCTCCGGGGGCGGCGGGTGGAGCTTGCCGCCATGGCCCGGCCAGGCGCCGCCCGACCGGCCCGAGGTGGTCACGGCTTTCCCCAGGGGCTTCATGTGGGGCGTTGCGACGGCCGGCCACCAGACCGAAGGGTACGACCAGACGTCGCAGTGGGCCAAGTGGGCCGCGGCGGGGCGCACCGCGCAGTTGCCGGGCCGGGCCACCGACTCGTGGCACCGGTACCGCGAGGACTACGACCTGGCGAAGGGGATGGGCCTCAACTCGTTCCGGTTCTCTATCGAATGGGCCAAGGTCGAACCGCAGCGCGACCGGATCGATCAGGCCGTGGTCGACCACTACGTGCGCGTGGTGGATGCCGCCCGGGAACGCGGCCTGGAGCCCATCGTGACGCTGCACCACTTCACGTACCCGGCGTGGCTCGACACCTACAAGCAGCCGACCGGCGGCTATCCCGGGTGGGAAGACGTCTATACCGCCCAGGAGTTCGCGGATTACTCCCGGCTCATGGCCCGGGTGCTGCGGGGCAAGGTCAAGTACTACGTGACGCTCAACGAGCCCAACATCCAGGCCATGCTGGGCTACCTGGCCGGCATCACGGTCCCGGGAAAGCGGAGCCGGGCGGCGTTCGGCAGCGTGCTCGAGAACTTCTCGCGGGGCCACGCCCTGGCCTACGACGCGATTCACGAGGAGGATCCGCAGGCCCTGGTCTCCACCAATCTCTTCCGGATGCTCAACGCCACGAATCCGTCCGCCGAATTCCCGGTGGACCCGGCCGAGGGCTTCATGGACGGGCTGTTCGGCTGGCGGGACGGCGCCAGTGCCCCGCTCATCAAGGTCGGTCCGGACGCGGAGCCGCCCAAGGGCCTGCGCAAGCTCGACTACGTGTCTTTCGACTACTACTTCGCCTACCGCTGGATGGAGGCGTTGCGGATCGCGACGCAATGGGACTGGCCGGTCGTTCCGGAAGGCATCTACACATCGCTCAGGTACTATCACGACCGCTACCACCTGCCGATCCTGATAGCCGAGAACGGCATGGCGACCGAGGATGGCAAGCCTCGGCCCGACGGCTGGTCCCGGGAATCCTTCCTGGTCAACCACGTCTTCCAGGTCCGCAAGGCGGTCCTGGAGGGCGTCAAGGTCCTCGGCTACGTGCACTGGTCGCTGCTGGACAACTACGAGTGGGGCTCGTTCAAGCCGCGGTTCGGCCTGTACCGGGTCGACTACGCCAAGCCGGACCTTCCCCGCATCCCGACCCCGGCGGTCGGCGTGTTCAAGCGCATCGCCGAGGCCAACGATCTGCCGGCCGATCTCGAAAAGCGCTACGTCGGAAAGAAAAACTGACTCTCAACCTGAAACCAGCGGGCCGGTGCTTTCGTCCTAGATCACGCACGTAGTATCGTGCAAGCTTGCTTCGCACGCACATGAAAGATCTGTTTTCCGAACTCGTCGCCTACGTCTCGGCGCTCGGCCTGACTTTCGGCTCGCCGGCGTACGCGCCTGCTCCGCCGCAGGAGCCGCAGGCCCGCCCCGCGGCGGCGCTCGCCAGGCTGGGCGAGGACGGCCGCAGGCCCCTCTCGTACCTCGAGGCGCAGCGGACCATCCCGGTCGAGCCGGGCGCGGCGCTCCGGTTCCCGCGGGGCTTCATGTGGGGCGTGGCGGTGTCGGGTACCCAGGTGGAGGGCAACGACCACCACTCGAGCTGGGCGGCATGGGAACGCATGGGACGCACCCGCGAGCCCAAGGGCCTGGCTACCGCTTCCTGGGAGCGTTACGAAGAGGATCTCGCGCTTGCCGCCCGCACGGGGGCCACGGCCTTCCGGATGTCGGTCGAGTGGAGCCGGGTCGAGCCGCGCCCGGGCGAATTCGACCACGCGGCGCTGGCCCGCTACGCCTCGGTCG
The nucleotide sequence above comes from Candidatus Tanganyikabacteria bacterium. Encoded proteins:
- a CDS encoding glycoside hydrolase family 1 protein, producing MSPRSLIVLLAALLAAACGQAPSGSGGGGWSLPPWPGQAPPDRPEVVTAFPRGFMWGVATAGHQTEGYDQTSQWAKWAAAGRTAQLPGRATDSWHRYREDYDLAKGMGLNSFRFSIEWAKVEPQRDRIDQAVVDHYVRVVDAARERGLEPIVTLHHFTYPAWLDTYKQPTGGYPGWEDVYTAQEFADYSRLMARVLRGKVKYYVTLNEPNIQAMLGYLAGITVPGKRSRAAFGSVLENFSRGHALAYDAIHEEDPQALVSTNLFRMLNATNPSAEFPVDPAEGFMDGLFGWRDGASAPLIKVGPDAEPPKGLRKLDYVSFDYYFAYRWMEALRIATQWDWPVVPEGIYTSLRYYHDRYHLPILIAENGMATEDGKPRPDGWSRESFLVNHVFQVRKAVLEGVKVLGYVHWSLLDNYEWGSFKPRFGLYRVDYAKPDLPRIPTPAVGVFKRIAEANDLPADLEKRYVGKKN